The following proteins are encoded in a genomic region of Stigmatopora nigra isolate UIUO_SnigA chromosome 3, RoL_Snig_1.1, whole genome shotgun sequence:
- the LOC144194220 gene encoding uncharacterized protein LOC144194220 has product MGLLLKEEPEPPHVKEEGKDLDIIDLPLNNIVKCDDDDDDEEDQYGEFQAAPSDDHNATCGDDIHSKCSYCNKTFSNKSALNRHIKMHTGKKPFPCPFCDKRFAHKGHLKIHTLIHTREKPFSCSMCGIKFTHKSSLTNHMRIHTGEKPFPCTTCHLSFGRRSYLIKHTRIHTGEKPFPCLICAKEFAVKEDLKTHTRTHTGEKPYACTVCGKSFSMKEGLRKHMRTHTGEKPFICSVCGKSFRVMTCLVRHSRTHSGEKPFTCSICGKAFHVKTCLIRHVRTHTGEKPYVCSVCGLTFIDRTGLVRHNTRTHAGGKLFPCSVCGKSFTQRYILQKHVRIHTGEKPFSCTFCEKRFSRKDRVKRHKCVAVKNDNE; this is encoded by the coding sequence ATGGGGCTCCTTTTAAAAGAGGAACCTGAACCCCCTCATGTTAAAGAAGAAGGAAAGGACTTGGATATAATTGATTTGCCATTGAATAACATTGTGAagtgtgatgatgatgacgatgatgaagaGGACCAGTATGGGGAATTCCAAGCGGCGCCATCTGATGACCACAACGCCACGTGCGGTGACGATATACACTCCAAATGTTCTTATTGCAACAAAACTTTCTCTAATAAGTCCGCGTTGAATCGACACATCAAGATGCACACAGGAAAGAAACCTTTTCCCTGCCCCTTTTGTGACAAAAGATTCGCTCACAAAGGACACTTAAAGATCCACACATTGATCCACACCAGAgaaaaacccttttcctgctccATGTGTGGGATTAAATTCACCCATAAGAGTAGTTTAACAAATCACATGAGAATTCACACCGGAGAGAAACCCTTTCCCTGTACAACCTGCCACTTGAGTTTCGGGAGACGTTCCTATTTGATCAAACACACTCGAAtacacactggggagaaaccctTTCCCTGTTTGATTTGCGCTAAAGAATTCGCCGTTAAGGAAGATCTGAAAACCCACACCAGAAcgcacacgggtgaaaaaccgTATGCTTGTACGGTTTGCGGGAAAAGTTTTTCCATGAAGGAAGGTTTAAGGAAACACATGAGAACACACACGGGTGAGAAACCGTTTATCTGTTCGGTTTGTGGTAAAAGTTTCAGAGTGATGACGTGTTTGGTGAGGCACTCGAGAACGCACAGCGGGGAGAAACCTTTCACCTGCTCTATTTGCGGTAAAGCTTTTCACGTCAAGACTTGCTTGATAAGACACGTGAGAACGCACACTGGAGAGAAACCTTACGTCTGCTCGGTCTGCGGTTTAACCTTCATTGACAGAACGGGATTGGTTCGACACAACACGAGGACGCACGCGGGAGGGAAACTTTTTCCATGCTCGGTTTGCGGGAAGAGTTTTACGCAGAGGTACATTTTGCAAAAACACGTGAGGAttcacacgggtgaaaaaccatttagTTGCACTTTTTGTGAGAAAAGATTCTCTCGAAAGGATCGCGTTAAGAGGCACAAATGTGTCGCGGTGAAGAACGACAACGAATGA